In Sphingomonas sp. SUN019, one genomic interval encodes:
- the rpoB gene encoding DNA-directed RNA polymerase subunit beta, whose translation MATKAIDSTAGRRAESGTAKRRIRKVFGNIHEVVQMPNLIEVQRESYEQFLRSDQSIGYVSGLEKTLRSVFPIRDFAGTAELDFVNYELEPPKFDVEECRQRGITYAAPMRVTLRLIVFEVDPDTETRSVLDIKEQDVYMGDMPLMTENGTFFINGTERVIVSQMHRSPGVLFDHDRGKTHASGKFLFAARVIPYRGSWLDFEFDAKDIVNVRIDRKRKLPVTALLFALGLTGEQILNEFYNRVTYVRGQGGWEIPFAAENWRAQKPLFDIVDAKSGEVIFPAGQKISPRAANKAAKDGLTDLLIPTEEIFGRYSAYDLINEKTGQIYVEAGDEITAENLELLDKAGIERIELLDIDHVSTGPWIRNTLKADKAEEREQALSDIYRVMRPGEPPTLETAESLFAGLFFDPDRYDLSAVGRVKLNMRLDLDAEDTVTTLRTEDLLAVIKTLVGLKDGKGEIDDIDNLGNRRVRSVGELLENQYRVGLLRMERAVKERMSSVDVSTVMPNDLINAKPAVAAVREFFGSSQLSQFMDQTNPLSEVTHKRRVSALGPGGLTRERAGFEVRDVHPTHYGRICPIETPEGPNIGLINSLASFSRVNKYGFIETPYRKVVDHKVTDDVVYLSAMEEAKHTIAQANAELDADNGFTEELVSSRQAGDFLMALPDNITLMDVSPKQLVSVAASLIPFLENDDANRALMGSNMQRQAVPLVRAEAPFVGTGMEETVARDSGAAIGAKRAGIVDQVDAARIVIRATGEVDAGKSGVDIYTLMKFQRSNQSTCINQRPLVKVGDVVEVGDVIADGPSTEFGELALGRNALVAFMPWNGYNYEDSILISERIVKDDVFTSIHIDEFEVMARDTKLGPEDITRDIPNVGEEALRNLDEAGIVYIGAEVEPGDILAGKITPKGESPMTPEEKLLRAIFGEKASDVRDTSLRLPPGVSGTVVDVRVFNRHGIDKDERAMAIEREEIERLKKDSDDERSILNRATWSRLREMLLGQTATAVPKNGPKKGAVIDSEMLESVDRHEWWKFAVADDAMQSNLEAVKQQYDDAAKLITDKFHDRREKLERGDELPPGVLKMVKVFVAVKRKLQPGDKMAGRHGNKGVISRILPAEDMPFLADGTPVDLVLNPLGVPSRMNVGQIFETHLGWAARELGHQVGRALEEWRDANPDAKAGAMPEAVKARLHEIYGDHYAADIDARDGQEIIELAKNLSPGIPMGTPVFDGAHEADVSDMLALAGLDTSGQSDLYDGRTGDKFDRQVTVGIIYMLKLHHLVDDKIHARSIGPYSLVTQQPLGGKAQFGGQRFGEMEVWALQAYGAAYTLQEMLTVKSDDVVGRTKVYEAIVKGDDTFEAGIPESFNVLVKEMRSLGLNVELKTAELGFDSDGVQIAAQ comes from the coding sequence ATGGCGACCAAGGCGATCGACAGCACCGCAGGGCGGCGCGCTGAAAGCGGCACCGCAAAGCGGCGCATCCGCAAAGTGTTCGGCAACATCCACGAAGTGGTGCAGATGCCGAACCTGATCGAGGTTCAGCGCGAATCCTACGAACAGTTCCTGCGCTCCGATCAGTCGATCGGCTATGTCTCGGGCCTCGAAAAGACGCTGCGCAGCGTGTTCCCGATCCGCGATTTCGCCGGCACCGCCGAGCTCGATTTCGTCAATTACGAGCTGGAACCGCCGAAGTTCGACGTCGAGGAATGCCGTCAGCGCGGCATCACCTACGCCGCCCCGATGCGCGTTACGCTGCGCCTGATCGTGTTCGAGGTGGATCCCGATACGGAAACCCGCTCGGTGCTCGATATCAAGGAGCAGGACGTGTACATGGGCGACATGCCGCTCATGACCGAGAACGGCACGTTCTTCATCAACGGCACCGAACGCGTCATCGTTTCGCAGATGCACCGCTCGCCTGGCGTCCTGTTCGACCATGACCGCGGCAAGACGCACGCGTCGGGCAAGTTCCTGTTCGCGGCGCGCGTGATCCCGTATCGCGGTTCGTGGCTCGATTTCGAGTTCGACGCGAAGGACATCGTCAACGTCCGCATCGACCGCAAGCGCAAGCTGCCGGTGACGGCGCTGCTGTTCGCGCTCGGCCTGACCGGCGAGCAGATCCTGAACGAATTCTACAACCGCGTGACCTATGTGCGCGGCCAGGGCGGCTGGGAAATCCCCTTCGCGGCGGAGAATTGGCGCGCCCAGAAGCCGCTGTTCGACATCGTCGATGCCAAGTCGGGCGAAGTGATCTTCCCGGCTGGTCAGAAGATTTCCCCGCGCGCCGCGAACAAGGCGGCGAAGGACGGCCTGACCGACCTGCTGATTCCGACCGAAGAGATCTTCGGCCGCTACAGCGCGTACGATCTGATCAACGAAAAGACCGGCCAGATCTATGTCGAGGCGGGTGACGAAATCACCGCCGAGAACCTGGAACTGCTCGACAAGGCGGGGATCGAGCGGATCGAACTGCTCGACATCGATCACGTGTCGACCGGTCCGTGGATTCGCAACACGCTGAAGGCGGACAAGGCCGAGGAGCGCGAACAGGCGCTCAGCGACATCTACCGCGTCATGCGCCCCGGCGAACCCCCGACGCTGGAAACCGCGGAATCGCTGTTCGCGGGCCTGTTCTTCGATCCCGATCGCTACGACCTGTCGGCAGTGGGTCGCGTGAAGCTCAACATGCGCCTCGACCTCGACGCCGAGGACACCGTCACGACGCTGCGCACCGAGGATCTGCTGGCGGTCATCAAGACGCTGGTCGGCCTGAAGGACGGCAAGGGCGAGATCGACGATATCGACAACCTCGGCAATCGTCGTGTGCGGTCGGTCGGCGAGCTGCTGGAGAACCAGTATCGCGTCGGGCTGTTGCGCATGGAGCGTGCGGTCAAGGAGCGCATGTCGTCGGTCGACGTGTCGACCGTGATGCCGAACGACCTGATCAACGCGAAGCCAGCTGTCGCCGCGGTGCGTGAATTCTTCGGCTCGTCGCAGCTGTCGCAGTTCATGGATCAGACCAACCCGCTCTCCGAAGTGACGCACAAGCGTCGCGTGTCGGCGCTTGGACCGGGTGGTCTGACGCGCGAACGCGCGGGCTTCGAAGTCCGCGACGTCCATCCGACGCACTACGGCCGCATCTGCCCGATCGAGACGCCGGAAGGCCCTAACATCGGCCTGATCAACTCGCTCGCCAGCTTCAGCCGCGTCAACAAATACGGTTTCATCGAGACGCCGTACCGCAAGGTCGTCGACCACAAGGTCACCGACGACGTGGTGTATCTGTCGGCGATGGAGGAGGCCAAGCACACGATCGCGCAGGCCAACGCCGAGCTAGACGCCGACAACGGCTTCACCGAAGAACTGGTGTCGTCGCGTCAGGCGGGCGATTTCCTGATGGCGCTGCCCGACAACATCACGCTGATGGACGTCAGCCCCAAGCAGCTCGTCTCGGTCGCGGCGTCGCTCATTCCGTTCCTGGAAAACGATGACGCCAACCGCGCGCTGATGGGATCGAACATGCAGCGTCAGGCCGTGCCGCTGGTGCGCGCCGAGGCGCCGTTCGTCGGCACCGGCATGGAAGAAACCGTCGCACGCGATTCGGGTGCGGCGATTGGCGCGAAGCGCGCGGGCATCGTCGATCAGGTCGACGCGGCGCGTATCGTGATCCGGGCGACCGGCGAAGTCGACGCCGGCAAGTCGGGCGTCGACATCTACACGCTGATGAAGTTCCAGCGCTCGAACCAGTCGACCTGCATCAACCAGCGTCCGCTGGTGAAGGTCGGCGACGTCGTGGAAGTGGGCGACGTGATCGCCGACGGTCCTTCGACCGAGTTCGGCGAGCTGGCGCTGGGGCGCAATGCGCTCGTCGCGTTCATGCCGTGGAACGGGTATAACTACGAGGATTCGATCCTCATCAGCGAGCGGATCGTGAAGGACGACGTGTTTACGTCGATCCACATCGACGAGTTCGAGGTGATGGCCCGCGACACGAAGCTCGGGCCGGAGGACATCACCCGCGACATCCCGAACGTCGGCGAGGAAGCGCTGCGCAACCTCGACGAAGCGGGCATCGTCTACATCGGCGCCGAAGTGGAGCCGGGCGACATCCTGGCCGGCAAGATCACCCCCAAGGGTGAATCGCCAATGACGCCGGAGGAAAAGCTGCTCCGCGCCATCTTCGGCGAAAAGGCGTCGGACGTGCGCGACACGTCGCTGCGTCTGCCGCCGGGCGTGTCGGGAACGGTCGTCGACGTGCGCGTCTTCAACCGTCACGGCATCGACAAAGACGAGCGCGCGATGGCGATCGAGCGCGAGGAGATCGAGCGGCTGAAGAAGGATTCGGACGACGAGCGTTCGATCCTGAACCGCGCGACCTGGAGCCGCCTGCGCGAAATGCTCCTCGGCCAGACCGCTACCGCGGTGCCGAAGAACGGCCCGAAGAAGGGCGCGGTCATCGATTCCGAGATGCTCGAAAGCGTCGACCGCCACGAATGGTGGAAGTTCGCGGTCGCCGACGACGCCATGCAGTCGAACCTGGAAGCGGTGAAGCAGCAATATGACGACGCCGCCAAGCTGATCACGGACAAGTTCCACGATCGGCGCGAGAAGCTGGAGCGCGGCGACGAGCTGCCGCCGGGCGTGCTGAAGATGGTCAAGGTCTTCGTCGCGGTGAAGCGCAAGCTGCAGCCGGGCGACAAGATGGCCGGCCGTCACGGCAACAAGGGCGTCATCAGCCGCATCCTGCCGGCCGAGGACATGCCGTTCCTGGCCGACGGAACGCCGGTCGATCTGGTGCTGAACCCGCTGGGCGTGCCGAGCCGCATGAACGTCGGGCAGATCTTCGAAACCCACCTCGGCTGGGCCGCGCGCGAACTGGGGCACCAGGTCGGGCGCGCGCTGGAGGAGTGGCGCGACGCCAATCCGGACGCCAAGGCGGGCGCGATGCCCGAGGCGGTGAAGGCGCGGCTGCACGAAATCTACGGCGACCATTACGCCGCGGATATCGATGCGCGCGATGGTCAGGAGATCATCGAGCTGGCCAAGAACCTGTCGCCGGGCATCCCGATGGGCACGCCGGTGTTCGACGGCGCGCACGAAGCCGACGTGTCCGACATGCTGGCGCTGGCGGGGCTCGACACGTCGGGTCAGTCGGACCTGTACGACGGGCGCACCGGGGACAAGTTCGACCGTCAGGTGACCGTCGGCATCATCTACATGCTGAAGCTGCACCATCTGGTCGACGACAAGATCCACGCGCGTTCGATCGGGCCGTACTCGCTCGTCACCCAGCAGCCGCTGGGCGGCAAGGCGCAGTTCGGCGGACAGCGCTTCGGCGAGATGGAGGTCTGGGCACTCCAGGCCTACGGCGCGGCGTATACCTTGCAGGAAATGCTGACGGTGAAGTCCGACGACGTGGTCGGCCGCACCAAGGTCTATGAGGCGATCGTCAAGGGCGACGACACGTTCGAGGCCGGCATTCCGGAGAGCTTCAACGTGCTCGTCAAGGAAATGCGCTCGCTGGGCCTGAACGTGGAACTGAAGACCGCCGAACTGGGCTTCGATTCCGACGGCGTACAGATCGCGGCGCAATAA
- the rpoC gene encoding DNA-directed RNA polymerase subunit beta', whose protein sequence is MNELTNFANPVAKPETFDQIQIGIASPDKIRSWSFGEIKKPETINYRTFKPERDGLFCARIFGPIKDYECLCGKYKRMKYKGIVCEKCGVEVTVSKVRRERMGHIELAAPVAHIWFLKSLPSRIGLLLDMQLKQLERVLYFEAYIVIEPGLTPLEKYQLMTEDELLEAQDEYGEDAFSAGIGAEAVRIMLESLDLEGERKDLLEELAVTKSELKPKKIIKRLKVVESFIDSGNRPEWMILEVVPVIPPELRPLVPLDGGRFATSDLNDLYRRVINRNNRLKRLMELRAPDIIVRNEKRMLQEAVDALFDNGRRGRTITGANKRPLKSLSDMLKGKQGRFRQNLLGKRVDYSGRSVIVTGPELKLHQCGLPKKMALELFKPFIYARLDAKGLSMTLKQAKKWVEKERKEVWDILDEVIREHPVMLNRAPTLHRLGIQAFEPVLIEGKAIQLHPLVCSAFNADFDGDQMAVHVPLSLEAQLEARVLMMSTNNILSPANGKPIIVPSQDMVLGLYYLSMLKEGEPGEGMLISDMSEVHQALNAGAVTLHTKIISRVPQTDEAGKQYMKRFETTPGRMLLGECLPQSSKVPFDTVNRLLTKKDVGDVIDEVYRHTGQKETVLFADAIMALGFRHAFKAGISFGKDDMIIPGDKVALVDDTRNTVKDFEQQYQDGLITHQEKYNKVIDAWSSCGDKVANSMMNEIKAVKKYEDGPNKGREKPINSIYMMAHSGARGSQAQIKQLAGMRGLMAKPSGEIIETPIISNFKEGLTVLEYFNSTHGARKGLADTALKTANSGYLTRRLVDVSQDCVIIEEDCGTERALEMKAIVQGGTVIASLGERILGRTTAEDVVDPKTNAVLIPSGTLLDEPMVVQIEATGVQGMKIRSPLVCESKIGVCGKCYGRDLARGTPVNIGEAVGVIAAQSIGEPGTQLTMRTFHIGGAAQLNEQSNLEAHADGTVEFRDLRVIEDQRGRRVVLSRSGEMVIRDMDGRELSVDRIPYGAYVLFDDGHIVTKGDRMAEWDPFTMPVITETGGTVKYQDLIEGKTLTEVTDEATGIAQRVVIEYRATTKSKEDLRPRITLLDEGSGETARYMLASGAVLSVEDNSTVQAGDVVARVARESAKTRDITGGLPRVAELFEARKPKENAIIAKVSGRVVFGKDYKAKRKIGIQPEDGGEVVEYLVPKSKVIDVQEGDYVKRGDNLIGGSPDPHDILEVMGIEPLAEYLVSEIQEVYRLQGVKINDKHIETIVRQMLQKVEIIESGDTTLLVGEQLDRNEMDEVNAKLGKKETPAQGKPILLGITKASLQTRSFISAASFQETTRVLTEAAVQGKQDTLMGLKENVIVGRLIPAGTGAGLNRLRVAASSRDAALRVQQRKLQEAMLAASVATANSAAEEREAEAARSVRDEQGTGDDPLATVVPSGDGSDEAAGEYLIKE, encoded by the coding sequence ATGAACGAACTGACCAACTTCGCCAATCCGGTGGCCAAGCCGGAGACCTTCGACCAGATCCAGATCGGCATCGCGTCCCCGGACAAGATCCGGTCGTGGTCGTTCGGCGAGATCAAAAAGCCCGAAACCATCAACTATCGCACGTTCAAGCCCGAGCGTGACGGCCTGTTCTGCGCGCGCATCTTCGGTCCGATCAAGGATTACGAATGCCTGTGCGGCAAGTACAAGCGCATGAAGTACAAGGGCATCGTCTGCGAGAAGTGCGGCGTCGAGGTCACCGTCTCGAAGGTCCGCCGTGAGCGGATGGGCCATATCGAGCTGGCCGCTCCGGTCGCGCACATCTGGTTCCTGAAGTCGCTGCCGAGCCGCATCGGCCTGCTGCTCGACATGCAGCTGAAGCAGCTCGAGCGCGTGCTGTATTTCGAGGCGTATATCGTGATCGAGCCGGGCCTGACCCCGCTCGAAAAGTATCAGCTGATGACCGAGGACGAGCTCCTCGAGGCGCAGGACGAATATGGCGAGGACGCGTTCTCGGCTGGAATCGGCGCTGAAGCGGTGCGCATCATGCTCGAATCGCTCGACCTTGAGGGCGAGCGAAAGGATCTGCTGGAAGAGCTGGCGGTCACCAAGTCCGAACTGAAGCCCAAGAAGATCATCAAGCGGCTGAAGGTCGTCGAAAGCTTCATCGACTCCGGCAACCGCCCGGAGTGGATGATCCTGGAAGTCGTGCCGGTCATCCCGCCCGAGCTGCGCCCGCTGGTGCCGCTGGACGGCGGCCGCTTCGCGACGTCGGATCTGAACGATCTGTATCGCCGCGTCATCAACCGCAACAACCGCCTGAAGCGGCTGATGGAGCTGCGCGCGCCGGACATCATCGTCCGCAACGAAAAGCGCATGTTGCAGGAGGCGGTCGACGCGCTGTTCGACAACGGCCGTCGCGGTCGCACGATCACCGGCGCCAACAAGCGTCCGCTGAAGTCGCTGTCCGATATGCTGAAAGGCAAGCAGGGCCGCTTCCGCCAGAATCTGCTCGGCAAGCGCGTCGATTATTCGGGCCGTTCGGTCATCGTGACCGGTCCGGAACTGAAGCTGCACCAGTGCGGCCTGCCGAAGAAGATGGCGCTCGAGCTGTTCAAGCCGTTCATCTACGCGCGCCTCGACGCCAAGGGCCTCAGCATGACGCTGAAGCAGGCGAAGAAGTGGGTCGAGAAGGAGCGCAAGGAAGTCTGGGACATCCTGGACGAGGTGATCCGCGAGCATCCCGTGATGCTGAACCGCGCACCGACTCTCCACCGTCTCGGCATCCAGGCGTTCGAGCCGGTCCTGATCGAGGGCAAGGCGATCCAGCTTCACCCGCTCGTCTGCTCGGCGTTCAACGCCGACTTCGACGGCGATCAGATGGCCGTCCACGTTCCGCTGTCGCTCGAAGCGCAGCTGGAAGCGCGCGTGCTGATGATGTCGACCAACAACATCCTGTCGCCCGCCAACGGCAAGCCGATCATTGTGCCGTCGCAGGACATGGTGCTGGGCCTGTATTATCTGTCGATGCTGAAGGAAGGCGAACCCGGCGAGGGGATGCTGATTTCCGACATGTCGGAGGTGCATCAGGCGCTGAACGCGGGTGCGGTGACGCTGCACACAAAGATCATCAGCCGCGTGCCGCAGACCGACGAAGCCGGTAAGCAGTATATGAAGCGTTTCGAGACGACGCCGGGCCGTATGCTGCTAGGCGAATGCCTGCCGCAGTCCAGCAAGGTGCCGTTCGACACCGTCAACCGCCTGCTGACGAAGAAGGACGTCGGCGACGTGATCGACGAGGTCTATCGTCACACCGGGCAGAAGGAGACCGTGCTGTTCGCCGATGCGATCATGGCGCTGGGCTTCCGGCACGCGTTCAAGGCCGGCATCTCGTTCGGCAAGGACGACATGATCATTCCGGGCGACAAGGTCGCGCTGGTCGACGACACGCGCAACACGGTCAAGGACTTCGAACAGCAGTATCAGGACGGCCTGATCACGCACCAGGAGAAGTACAACAAGGTCATCGACGCCTGGTCGAGCTGCGGCGACAAGGTCGCCAATTCGATGATGAACGAGATCAAGGCGGTCAAGAAATACGAGGACGGCCCGAACAAGGGTCGCGAGAAGCCGATCAACTCGATCTACATGATGGCGCACTCCGGTGCGCGTGGCTCGCAGGCGCAAATCAAGCAGCTTGCGGGTATGCGCGGGCTGATGGCCAAGCCGTCGGGCGAGATCATCGAGACGCCGATCATCTCGAACTTCAAGGAAGGCCTGACCGTCCTTGAATATTTCAACTCCACCCACGGCGCGCGCAAGGGCCTCGCGGATACGGCGTTGAAGACCGCCAACTCGGGCTACCTCACCCGCCGCCTCGTCGACGTGTCGCAGGATTGCGTCATCATCGAGGAGGATTGCGGCACCGAACGCGCGCTGGAGATGAAGGCGATCGTCCAGGGCGGCACCGTCATCGCTTCGCTCGGCGAACGTATCCTCGGTCGCACGACCGCGGAGGACGTGGTCGATCCGAAGACCAACGCGGTCCTCATCCCGTCGGGGACGCTCCTCGACGAGCCGATGGTCGTGCAGATCGAAGCGACCGGCGTGCAGGGGATGAAGATCCGTTCGCCGCTGGTGTGCGAAAGCAAGATCGGCGTGTGCGGCAAATGCTACGGGCGTGACCTCGCCCGCGGTACGCCGGTGAACATCGGCGAGGCGGTCGGCGTGATCGCGGCGCAGTCGATCGGCGAGCCGGGTACGCAGCTGACGATGCGGACGTTCCACATCGGCGGCGCGGCGCAGCTGAACGAACAGTCCAATCTGGAGGCGCATGCCGACGGCACGGTCGAGTTCCGCGACCTGCGCGTGATCGAGGACCAGCGCGGCCGTCGCGTCGTGCTGTCCCGTTCGGGCGAGATGGTCATCCGCGACATGGACGGCCGCGAACTGTCGGTCGATCGTATCCCTTACGGTGCGTACGTCCTGTTCGATGATGGCCACATCGTCACCAAGGGCGACCGGATGGCCGAATGGGATCCGTTCACCATGCCGGTCATCACCGAAACCGGCGGCACGGTGAAGTATCAGGATCTGATCGAGGGCAAGACGCTCACCGAAGTCACCGACGAAGCCACCGGCATCGCCCAGCGCGTGGTGATCGAATATCGCGCGACGACCAAGTCGAAGGAGGATCTGCGTCCGCGCATCACCCTGCTCGACGAGGGTTCGGGCGAAACCGCGCGCTACATGCTCGCATCGGGCGCGGTGCTCTCGGTCGAGGACAACAGCACGGTCCAGGCCGGCGACGTCGTCGCCCGCGTGGCGCGTGAATCGGCCAAGACCCGCGATATCACGGGCGGTCTGCCGCGCGTCGCGGAGCTGTTCGAGGCGCGCAAGCCGAAGGAGAATGCGATCATCGCAAAGGTCTCCGGCCGGGTCGTGTTCGGAAAGGATTACAAGGCCAAGCGCAAGATCGGGATTCAGCCCGAGGACGGCGGCGAGGTCGTGGAATATCTGGTCCCGAAGTCGAAGGTGATCGACGTTCAGGAAGGCGACTACGTCAAGCGCGGCGACAATCTGATCGGCGGTTCGCCCGATCCGCACGACATTCTGGAAGTCATGGGGATCGAGCCGCTGGCCGAATATCTCGTGTCGGAAATCCAGGAAGTCTATCGTCTGCAGGGCGTGAAGATCAACGACAAGCACATCGAGACGATCGTTCGTCAGATGCTGCAAAAGGTCGAGATCATCGAAAGCGGCGACACGACGTTGCTGGTGGGCGAACAGCTCGACCGCAACGAGATGGACGAAGTGAACGCCAAGCTCGGCAAGAAAGAGACGCCTGCACAGGGCAAGCCGATCCTGCTGGGCATCACCAAGGCGTCGCTGCAGACCCGCAGTTTCATCTCGGCGGCATCGTTCCAGGAAACCACCCGCGTCCTCACCGAGGCGGCGGTCCAGGGCAAGCAGGACACGCTGATGGGCCTGAAGGAGAACGTGATCGTCGGCCGCCTGATCCCGGCGGGCACCGGCGCGGGTCTGAACCGCCTGCGCGTGGCGGCATCGTCACGCGACGCGGCTCTCCGCGTCCAGCAGCGCAAGTTGCAGGAGGCGATGCTCGCCGCCTCGGTCGCGACCGCCAACAGCGCGGCCGAAGAACGCGAAGCGGAAGCCGCTCGGTCGGTCCGTGACGAACAAGGCACCGGCGACGACCCGCTGGCCACCGTCGTCCCCTCGGGCGACGGCAGCGACGAAGCCGCGGGCGAGTATCTGATCAAGGAGTGA
- a CDS encoding CocE/NonD family hydrolase has translation MRKTFLLTCAALIAVVPVSGPVAAQQASALAGDIPAKFTPPTDAYDYVKREVMIPMRDGVKLHTVIIVPKNATNAPILLTRTPYNASGRVSRMDSPHMISALPQADEPFVRAGYIRIFQDIRGKYGSEGDYVVTRPVVGPLNPTKTDHTTDAYDTIDWLVKKANLPESNGRVGMLGSSYEGFTVVMALLNPHPALKVTAPESPMIDGWMGDDWFHYGAFRLANIGWLGSQTGYKGEGKEPPSGIYDDYEQFRRVGSAGDWAKKSGYDQLPYWRRFQSHPAYDSFWQGQALDKLLAANPSNVPTMWEQGLWDQEDMYGAITTWEALKAKGKGASNFLVMGPWRHSGANYDGSALGDLKFDGDTGAQWREQYLFPFFDQYLRDGRPAFTPPQALIYNTGENHWDKLSNWPLACETGCDAPLKPIYLQAEGGLGFGTSAKGGDSYVADPAKPVPHLSRPVNFGDGRWGAWLVSDQRHADGRPDVMTYQTPPLTEAVRVSGAPIADIFAKTTGSDGDFVVKVIDVYPDEVANTPKMGGYQLAVSLDIFRGRYRNSFEKPTAIPAGKTQRYKFRLPTVNHVFQPGHRIMVQVQSSLFPLYDRNPQTFVPNIFLAKPQDYRKATVTLERGGAAASAVWLPVVATGQPQAKP, from the coding sequence ATGCGTAAGACGTTCCTGCTCACCTGCGCCGCGCTGATCGCGGTCGTGCCCGTTTCTGGACCCGTCGCCGCGCAACAGGCATCTGCACTTGCGGGCGACATCCCCGCGAAGTTCACGCCCCCGACCGACGCCTACGACTATGTGAAGCGCGAGGTGATGATCCCGATGCGCGACGGGGTGAAGCTGCACACCGTCATCATCGTGCCGAAGAATGCGACGAACGCCCCGATCCTGCTGACCCGCACGCCATACAATGCCAGCGGGCGCGTCAGCCGCATGGACAGCCCGCACATGATCTCCGCGCTGCCACAGGCCGACGAACCGTTCGTGCGCGCGGGCTACATCCGCATCTTCCAGGACATTCGCGGCAAATACGGGTCGGAGGGTGACTACGTCGTCACACGCCCGGTCGTCGGCCCGCTGAACCCGACGAAGACCGACCACACCACCGACGCGTACGACACGATCGACTGGCTGGTGAAGAAGGCGAACCTGCCCGAAAGCAACGGCCGCGTCGGGATGCTCGGATCGAGCTACGAAGGTTTCACCGTCGTCATGGCGCTGCTCAACCCGCACCCCGCGCTGAAGGTGACCGCACCCGAAAGCCCGATGATCGACGGCTGGATGGGCGACGACTGGTTCCACTATGGCGCGTTCCGGCTGGCCAACATCGGCTGGCTCGGTTCGCAGACCGGCTACAAGGGCGAGGGCAAGGAGCCGCCGTCGGGCATCTACGACGATTACGAACAGTTCCGCCGCGTGGGCTCTGCCGGGGATTGGGCGAAGAAATCAGGCTACGACCAGCTGCCGTACTGGCGGCGGTTCCAGTCGCACCCGGCGTACGATTCCTTCTGGCAGGGGCAGGCGCTCGACAAGCTGCTCGCCGCGAACCCGTCGAATGTCCCGACGATGTGGGAACAGGGGCTGTGGGACCAGGAGGATATGTACGGCGCGATCACCACGTGGGAGGCGCTGAAGGCGAAAGGCAAGGGGGCCAGCAACTTCCTCGTCATGGGGCCGTGGCGGCATAGCGGGGCGAATTACGACGGATCGGCGCTGGGCGATTTGAAGTTCGACGGCGACACCGGGGCGCAGTGGCGCGAACAATATCTGTTCCCGTTCTTCGACCAGTATCTGCGCGATGGCCGCCCCGCGTTCACGCCGCCGCAGGCGCTGATCTACAACACCGGCGAGAATCATTGGGACAAATTGTCCAACTGGCCGCTCGCCTGTGAGACGGGCTGCGACGCGCCGTTGAAGCCGATCTACCTACAGGCCGAGGGCGGTCTCGGTTTCGGCACCAGCGCGAAGGGCGGCGACAGTTATGTCGCCGATCCCGCCAAGCCCGTCCCGCATCTGTCGCGCCCGGTGAATTTCGGCGACGGCCGCTGGGGTGCATGGCTGGTCAGCGATCAGCGCCACGCCGACGGCCGCCCCGACGTGATGACGTACCAGACCCCGCCGCTGACCGAGGCGGTGCGCGTATCGGGCGCGCCGATCGCGGACATCTTTGCGAAGACGACCGGCAGCGACGGCGATTTCGTCGTGAAGGTGATCGACGTCTATCCGGACGAGGTCGCGAACACGCCGAAGATGGGCGGATACCAGCTCGCCGTCAGCCTTGACATCTTCCGCGGCCGGTATCGCAACAGTTTCGAAAAACCGACCGCGATCCCCGCGGGCAAGACGCAGCGCTACAAATTCCGTCTGCCGACCGTGAACCATGTGTTCCAGCCCGGCCACCGCATCATGGTGCAGGTGCAGTCGTCGCTGTTCCCGCTCTACGATCGCAATCCGCAGACCTTCGTGCCGAACATCTTCCTCGCCAAACCGCAGGACTATCGCAAGGCGACGGTCACGCTGGAGCGTGGCGGGGCTGCGGCGAGCGCGGTGTGGCTGCCGGTCGTCGCGACCGGTCAGCCGCAGGCGAAGCCTTGA